A single window of Rhizobium indicum DNA harbors:
- a CDS encoding LysE family translocator yields the protein MEYIDSLALLVSVYIVSLVSPGPNFIIVTNTSMTVSRTAGLFAGLGLAIASLTWAIMAMAGLGFLLTHFDWLHITLQVVGALYLIWLGLKMIRGAAKALSTTGPTEVTWRSAMRRAYVVSMTNPKSVAFFGSIFALVIPAHAPVWLYCVIALTCFLLSALWYCGLAFFFSNPRVSASFLRFKAGIERVMGAALILIGSRLLIVR from the coding sequence ATGGAATATATCGATTCACTCGCATTGCTCGTCAGCGTCTACATCGTCTCCCTCGTCAGCCCCGGACCGAATTTCATCATCGTCACCAACACAAGCATGACGGTATCACGCACAGCCGGGCTTTTTGCGGGTCTCGGACTTGCGATCGCATCCCTGACCTGGGCCATCATGGCGATGGCGGGGCTTGGCTTTCTGCTGACGCATTTCGATTGGCTGCATATAACGTTGCAGGTGGTCGGCGCGCTGTATCTGATTTGGCTGGGCCTGAAGATGATCCGCGGCGCGGCCAAAGCCTTGAGCACGACCGGGCCGACCGAAGTCACTTGGCGCTCCGCGATGCGCCGCGCCTACGTCGTGAGTATGACCAATCCGAAATCAGTGGCTTTCTTCGGAAGTATCTTTGCGCTTGTCATCCCCGCACATGCGCCTGTCTGGCTTTATTGCGTCATCGCCCTGACCTGCTTCCTTCTTTCGGCGCTCTGGTATTGCGGCTTGGCCTTTTTCTTCTCGAACCCGCGCGTTTCCGCCAGCTTCCTGCGGTTCAAGGCCGGCATCGAGCGCGTGATGGGCGCCGCCCTGATCCTCATCGGCAGTCGCCTGCTCATAGTCCGCTGA